A genome region from Panicum virgatum strain AP13 chromosome 4K, P.virgatum_v5, whole genome shotgun sequence includes the following:
- the LOC120703521 gene encoding N-(5'-phosphoribosyl)anthranilate isomerase 1, chloroplastic-like isoform X3 has product MSGGADFCLPFLATRSRIRSERGSHSSVENLEMGPSGSGQISLETVVVRPLAATRSMECLIHCSICSRSVSSVSFFLLFFGHQAAMAPPISTRQPLRIALTPNSGHLRSSAVRITCFAKQTITPKPLSSSLDEAKRNEPVVKMCGITSARDAAIAAKAGAKLIGMILWPNSKRSVPLSEAKEISRVAKSYGAEPVGVFVDDDEETILRASDSCDLELIQLHGDSSRELLPVLWKNNRIIYVLNVDEDGKLINAPPSEEYVVDWFLVDSAKGGSGKGFNWEKFQMPSVNSKNGWLLAGGLHEDNVCQAASALNPDGLDVSSGICYPDGLRKDPERIHSFMSRVKRLSPQ; this is encoded by the exons TAGCAACTCGATCGAGAATTCGTTCTGAACGTGGATCGCATTCCTCGGTAGAGAATTTAGAAATGGGTCCCTCGGGCTCAGGCCAGATTTCTCTTGAAACTGTGGTGGTGCGGCCACTGGCCGCCACCCGTTCGATGGAATGTCTCATTCACTGTTCCATCTGTTCTCGGTCAGTCTCAAGtgtttccttttttcttctcttttttggtCACCAAGCAGCGATGGCGCCGCCGATCTCCACAAGACAGCCTCTGCGGATTGCTTTGACGCCAAACAGTG GGCACCTGAGATCATCTGCAGTTAGAATAACCTGTTTTGCTAAGCAAACTATTACTCCCAAACCTTTATCATCTAGTTTGGACGAGGCCAAAAGAAATGAGCCTGTAGTCAAAATGTGTGGCATTACATCTGCAAGGGATGCCGCAATAGCTGCAAAGGCTGGCGCTAAACTTATTGGGATGATTCTTTGGCCCAATTCCAAACGCTCAGTCCCATTATCTGAGGCCAAGGAGATATCCAGAGTAGCCAAATCTTACGGGGCTGAACCAGTTGGCGTGTTTgtagatgatgatgaagagacCATCTTGAGAGCGTCCGATTCATGTGACCTTGAACTTATCCAG CTCCATGGAGATAGCTCCCGAGAACTACTTCCTGTGCTTTGGAAGAATAATCGAATTATATATGTGCTTAATGTTGATGAGGATGGTAAACTTATCAATGCTCCTCCAAGTGAAGAATATGTTGTCGATTGGTTTTTGGTGGACAGTGCAAAGGGTGGCAG TGGCAAAGGGTTCAACTGGGAGAAATTCCAAATGCCATCTGTCAATAGCAAGAATGGCTGGCTATTAGCAGGAGGCCTTCACGAGGACAATGTATGCCAAGCTGCTTCTGCTCTAAATCCAGATGGCCTGGATGTTAGCAGTGGCATATGTTATCCTGACGGTTTACGGAAGGACCCTGAGAGAATACATTCCTTCATGAGCAGAGTAAAAAGGTTGAGTCCCCAGTAA
- the LOC120703521 gene encoding N-(5'-phosphoribosyl)anthranilate isomerase 1, chloroplastic-like isoform X1: MVTAMAPPISTRQPLRIALTPNSGHLRSSAVRITCFAKQTITPKPLSSSLDEAKRNEPVVKMCGITSARDAAIAAKAGAKLIGMILWPNSKRSVPLSEAKEISRVAKSYGAEPVGVFVDDDEETILRASDSCDLELIQLHGDSSRELLPVLWKNNRIIYVLNVDEDGKLINAPPSEEYVVDWFLVDSAKGGSGKGFNWEKFQMPSVNSKNGWLLAGGLHEDNVCQAASALNPDGLDVSSGICYPDGLRKDPERIHSFMSRVKRLSPQ; encoded by the exons CGATGGCGCCGCCGATCTCCACAAGACAGCCTCTGCGGATTGCTTTGACGCCAAACAGTG GGCACCTGAGATCATCTGCAGTTAGAATAACCTGTTTTGCTAAGCAAACTATTACTCCCAAACCTTTATCATCTAGTTTGGACGAGGCCAAAAGAAATGAGCCTGTAGTCAAAATGTGTGGCATTACATCTGCAAGGGATGCCGCAATAGCTGCAAAGGCTGGCGCTAAACTTATTGGGATGATTCTTTGGCCCAATTCCAAACGCTCAGTCCCATTATCTGAGGCCAAGGAGATATCCAGAGTAGCCAAATCTTACGGGGCTGAACCAGTTGGCGTGTTTgtagatgatgatgaagagacCATCTTGAGAGCGTCCGATTCATGTGACCTTGAACTTATCCAG CTCCATGGAGATAGCTCCCGAGAACTACTTCCTGTGCTTTGGAAGAATAATCGAATTATATATGTGCTTAATGTTGATGAGGATGGTAAACTTATCAATGCTCCTCCAAGTGAAGAATATGTTGTCGATTGGTTTTTGGTGGACAGTGCAAAGGGTGGCAG TGGCAAAGGGTTCAACTGGGAGAAATTCCAAATGCCATCTGTCAATAGCAAGAATGGCTGGCTATTAGCAGGAGGCCTTCACGAGGACAATGTATGCCAAGCTGCTTCTGCTCTAAATCCAGATGGCCTGGATGTTAGCAGTGGCATATGTTATCCTGACGGTTTACGGAAGGACCCTGAGAGAATACATTCCTTCATGAGCAGAGTAAAAAGGTTGAGTCCCCAGTAA
- the LOC120703521 gene encoding N-(5'-phosphoribosyl)anthranilate isomerase 1, chloroplastic-like isoform X2 has protein sequence MAPPISTRQPLRIALTPNSGHLRSSAVRITCFAKQTITPKPLSSSLDEAKRNEPVVKMCGITSARDAAIAAKAGAKLIGMILWPNSKRSVPLSEAKEISRVAKSYGAEPVGVFVDDDEETILRASDSCDLELIQLHGDSSRELLPVLWKNNRIIYVLNVDEDGKLINAPPSEEYVVDWFLVDSAKGGSGKGFNWEKFQMPSVNSKNGWLLAGGLHEDNVCQAASALNPDGLDVSSGICYPDGLRKDPERIHSFMSRVKRLSPQ, from the exons ATGGCGCCGCCGATCTCCACAAGACAGCCTCTGCGGATTGCTTTGACGCCAAACAGTG GGCACCTGAGATCATCTGCAGTTAGAATAACCTGTTTTGCTAAGCAAACTATTACTCCCAAACCTTTATCATCTAGTTTGGACGAGGCCAAAAGAAATGAGCCTGTAGTCAAAATGTGTGGCATTACATCTGCAAGGGATGCCGCAATAGCTGCAAAGGCTGGCGCTAAACTTATTGGGATGATTCTTTGGCCCAATTCCAAACGCTCAGTCCCATTATCTGAGGCCAAGGAGATATCCAGAGTAGCCAAATCTTACGGGGCTGAACCAGTTGGCGTGTTTgtagatgatgatgaagagacCATCTTGAGAGCGTCCGATTCATGTGACCTTGAACTTATCCAG CTCCATGGAGATAGCTCCCGAGAACTACTTCCTGTGCTTTGGAAGAATAATCGAATTATATATGTGCTTAATGTTGATGAGGATGGTAAACTTATCAATGCTCCTCCAAGTGAAGAATATGTTGTCGATTGGTTTTTGGTGGACAGTGCAAAGGGTGGCAG TGGCAAAGGGTTCAACTGGGAGAAATTCCAAATGCCATCTGTCAATAGCAAGAATGGCTGGCTATTAGCAGGAGGCCTTCACGAGGACAATGTATGCCAAGCTGCTTCTGCTCTAAATCCAGATGGCCTGGATGTTAGCAGTGGCATATGTTATCCTGACGGTTTACGGAAGGACCCTGAGAGAATACATTCCTTCATGAGCAGAGTAAAAAGGTTGAGTCCCCAGTAA